The following proteins come from a genomic window of Palaemon carinicauda isolate YSFRI2023 chromosome 12, ASM3689809v2, whole genome shotgun sequence:
- the LOC137651133 gene encoding octapeptide-repeat protein T2-like — protein sequence MLQEMQRRLSSFMQSYQTTDNKRVACLDPERQEASLLDAKRLKAISREVLDDERLYMSPDKFRETVLHKESGRNLDPERQATKRDARRQGARHDVERQAVRRDVKRPTERGAERPTKRDVECPAGRDLERPAKRDVERPARCDVERPTERGTERHTNRDVERPAGRDLERPAKHDVKRPARRDVERPARCDVECPARRDVERPTSSGKQPDVTSSVKRYTASSGKQPDVTSSVKRYTASSVEQNATSSVKQNVTSSVEQLYVMLGVKK from the coding sequence atgctacaagagatgcaacgGAGACTCTCTTCGTTCATGCAAAGTTATCAAACTACGGACAATAAAAGAGTAGCATGCCTGGATCCTGAACGTCAGGAAGCTTCTCTTCTGGACGCCAAGCGGCTTAAGGCTattagtcgagaggttcttgacgacgaacgtctttacatGTCCCCTGATAAATTTCGTGAGACTGTTCTTCATAAGGAAAGCGGACGTAACCTTGACCCCGAACGTCAAGCAACCaaacgtgacgccaggcgtcaagGAGCCAGacatgacgttgagcgtcaagcggTCAGACGTGACGTCAAGCGTCCTACAgagcgaggcgccgagcgtcctactAAACGTGACGTTGAATGTCCTGCAGGACGTGATCTCGAGCGTCcagcaaaacgtgacgtcgagcgtccagctagatgtgacgtcgagcgtccaacaGAGCGAGGCACCGAGCGTCATACTAACCGTGACGTTGAACGTCCTGCAGGACGTGATCTCGAGCGTCCAGCAAAACATGATGTCAAGCGTCcagctagacgtgacgtcgagcgtccagcaagatgtGACGTCGAATGTCCAGcgagacgtgatgtcgagcgtccgacgtcgagcggcaagcagccagacgtgacgtcgagcgtcaagcggtacACGGCGTCGAgcggcaagcagccagacgtgacgtcgagcgtcaagcggtacACGGCGTCGAGCGTCGAGCagaacgcgacgtcgagcgtcaaacaaAACGTGACATCGAGTGTCGAACAACTTTACGTGATGCTGGGAGTCAAGAAGTGA